AGGCCCGGAGTGCCGAACGGCCCCAGCTTGGTTAATCTGGCCGCCACCGCTTACCGAGTACCGACCATGACCGCCTTGTCGCGCAAGCACCGCATCGAACAGGACCCCCGCTGGCAAGCCGTGCTCAAGCGCGATGCCAGCGCCGATGCCAGCTTTGTCTACGCCGTGCGCACCACCGGCGTCTATTGCCGCCCCAGCAGCCTGTCGCGCTTGCCCAAGGCCGAGAATGTCGAATTCTTCGACAGCGCCGAGCAAGCCGAAGCCGCCGGCTACCGCCCGAGCAAGCGCCTGGCCAGTGACCAGACCCAGGTCGCGGCGCACCATGCCACGCTGGTGGCGCTGGCCTGCCGGCAGATCGAGGGCGCCGAAACACCGCCCAGCCTGAGCCAGCTGGCGCAGCAGGCCGGCATGAGCAGCTATCACTTTCACCGAGTGTTCAAGGCCGCCACCGGGCTGACCCCCCGGGCCTATGCCAACGCGCAACGCTCACGCAAGGTACGCTCCCACCTGGAACGCGGCCAGTCGGTCACCGAAGCCCTGTATGACGCCGGCTTCAACTCCAACAGCCGTTTCTACGAAGCGGCCGACCAGTTGCTGGGCATGACGCCCAGCGACTACCGCGCCGGCGGCCCCAACACCGATATCCGCTTCGCCCTCGGCCAGTGTTCCCTGGGGGCAATACTGGTGGCGCAAAGCGCGCGCGGTGTGTGTGCGATTCTCCTGGGGGATGAACCCGGCCCGCTGCTGGAGCAACTGCAGGACAAGTTCCCCCGGGCCAACCTGATCGGTGCCGACCGCGATTTCGAGCGCCTGGTCGCCCAGGTAGTGGGGTTTATCGAGGCCCCGGCCATTGGCCTGGACCTGCCCCTGGATCTGCAAGGCACGGTGTTCCAGGAGCGGGTATGGCAGGCCCTGAGGAGCATTCCTCTGGGCAGCACCGCCAGTTACGCCGAAATTGCCCAGCGCATTGGCGCGCCCAAGTCCATGCGCGCCGTGGCCCAGGCCTGCGCGGCCAACAGCCTGGCGGTGGCCATTCCCTGCCACCGGGTGGTACGCAGCGACGGCAGCCTTTCGGGCTACCGCTGGGGTGTGGAACGCAAGCGTCAGTTGCTGGAGCGCGAAGCGGCCTGCGAGGCCTCGATGCCGATGTAGATCGCCACCGAATCGGCACTGGTGTAGACCTCGAAATCCGTGGCGAAGGCGCGCCGGACCTGGGGGTTGTCCTGGAAGTAGGCCCAGATCAGCCCCCAGGTCTGGATCACGCAATCGGGCATAGCGCCCTTGGCACTGAACACCAGGTAGTCCCCGCCCTGGACAGCCACGCTCGGGTAGTCGGCGCAGGCACCTTCCAGCGCCACGCCGGCGGTCACGTCGAAGTGCCCGCTGGCATCGGACTCGTAGTTGGAATAGACGCCGTAGACGAACGAATCAGCCTGGCGAGGGCTGATCTTGTCGAACAGCCCCTCGACATAGAAGCGCTGCCACATCGGCCCGATCCGGGCGCTGTCGGCCTGTTGCTCGGCGGCGTTGAGGGTCCTTACTTGCAGGCCTGCAACGCTGAACGGCAGTACTTCACGCAGTTTTACATCCATGGCCAGCCTTCCTTGAGGGGTGCGATGAGGAAAAATATCCGCCGCAGTCTAGCGCCGGATCGACGCCGCCGACAGCCGTCGGCAGCGGCCGCCGTATCGGTTGCAAAGGCCTGGAATCGAGCCCCGTGGAAAAGTCAGCTGGCCTCGGGGCGCCATCTCCTGATAAAAACCACGGGCTGCATCGTCTAAACCTGCCGACGGAGAATTCCCGCAAATGAGCCAATGGACTGATCGCCGCCTCTTAGACCTGCTGGGTATCGCCCTGCCCATCATCCAAGCGCCCATGGCCGGCCCCTCCGGCTCCGCCATGGTGATCGGCGCCTCCCGGGCCGGTGCTCTGGGCTCCCTGCCCTGCGCCATGCTCGACGCCGGGCAGATCCGCCAGGAAGTACAGGTGATTCGCTCAGCCACGCAGAACCCATTGAACCTGAATTTCTTCTGCCACCAGGTGCAGCCCGTCGATGCCGAACACGAGCAACGCTGGAAGAACGCCCTGGAGCCCTACTATCGCGAGCTGGGCGCCGACTTCGATGCTCCGACCCCGGTCAGCAACCGCGCGCCCTTCGATGAGAGCACCTGCCAACTGGTGGAAGAGTTGCGCCCTGAAGTCGTGAGTTTCCACTTCGGCCTTCCAGAGCCTTCGTTGCTGGCCCGGGTCAAGGCCACCGGAGCCAAGGTGCTGTCCTCGGCCAGCACCGTCGATGAAGCGCTCTGGCTGGAGGAGCGCGGCTGCGACGCGATCATCGCCATGGGCTACGAAGCCGGCGGCCACCGGGCAATCTTCCTCGGCGACGATCTCAACAGCCAGGTCGGCACCATGGCCCTGGTGCCGCAGATCGTCGACGCGGTGCAACTGCCGGTGATTGCCGCCGGCGGCATCGGCGATGCCCGGGGCATCGTCGCGGCGCTGGCCCTCGGAGCCTCGGCGGTGCAACTGGGCACCGCTTACCTGTTCACCCCGGAAGCCAAGGTCAGCGCCGCCCACCACCATGCCCTGCGCCACGCCAAGGAAAGCGAAACCGCGTTGACCAACCTGTTCACCGGGCGCCCGGCCCGGGGCATCGTCAACCGCGTCATGCGCGAAATCGGCCCCATCAGCCCGTTGGCGCCGGCCTTCCCCCGGGCCGGCGGCGCCTTGATGCCGCTGCGTGCCAAGGACGAGGCGGACTTCGCCAACCTCTGGTCCGGCCAGGCCCTGCGCCTGGGGGTGGAACTGCCCGCCTACGAACTGACCCTGCGCCTGGCCGAACAAACCCTGGCACAACTGCGCAGACGCTGATTCACTAGAGCCGCGATCCACATCGCGGCCCGGGCAACAAGCGCTGGCAACAGAGTTCCGTTCATCGACAAATCGCTATATATTCCGCTATATAGCGATTCCCCCTCGCCTTGGTGCAGGCCCCTTCCAATAACTCACTGCCCAACGCATCCGTCCCCCCAATGGAGCTGTTTGATGAACCTTCGCGCCTCAGGTTTTGCCCCGACTTGCCTCGCCGCCCTGCTCGCTGTCTTCGCCCTGGGTTCGGCCCAGGCCGATGAAGTTCAGGTCGCGGTGGCCGCCAACTTCACCGCACCGATCCAGGCGATTGCCGCCGACTTCGAGAAAGACACCGGGCACAAACTGGTGGCCGCCTACGGCGCTACCGGGCAGTTCTATACCCAGATCAAGAACGGCGCGCCTTTTGAAGTCTTCCTCTCGGCCGACGACAGCACCCCGCAAAAGCTCGAAAGCGAAGGCGACATCGTCAAGGGCTCGCGCTTCACCTACGCCATCGGCACCCTGGCCCTGTGGTCGGCCAAGGACGGCTACGTTGACGCCAAGGGCCAGGTGCTCAAGGACAACCAGTACCAGCATCTGTCCATCGCCAACCCGAAAGCCGCACCTTACGGCCTGGCCGCAACCCAGGTACTGGCCAAGCTGGGCCTGACCGACAAGGTCAAGGACAAGATCGTCGAAGGCCAGAACATCACCCAGGCCTATCAGTTCGTTTCCACCGGCAATGCCGAGCTGGGCTTCGTCGCCCTGTCGCAGATCTACAAGGACGGCAAGGTCACCAGCGGTTCGGCCTGGATCGTCCCGGCCCAGATGCATGACCCGATCAAGCAGGACGCGGTCATCCTCAACAAGGGCAAGGACAACCCGGCCGCCAAGGCACTGGTGGACTACCTCAAGGGGCCAAAAGCCGCCGCGGTGATCAAGTCCTACGGCTACCAACTGTAAATGAGCCTGTCGAGTGCCGATTTTTCCGCCATCTGGCTGACCCTCAAGCTGGCGTCCCTGACCACGCTGATCCTGCTGGTGGTCGGCACTCCGATAGCCCTGTGGCTGTCGCGCACCCGCTCCTGGCTGCGGGGGCCGATCGGCGCCGTGGTGGCTCTGCCCCTGGTGCTGCCACCCACGGTGATAGGTTTCTACCTGTTGCTGGCCCTGGGGCCCAACGGTTTCTTCGGCCAGTTCACCCAGTCCCTGGGGCTGGGCACCCTGACGTTCAGTTTTGCCGGCCTGGTGCTGGGCTCGGTGATCTACTCCATGCCCTTCGTGGTACAGCCGTTGCAAAATGCCTTTTCTGCCATTGGCAGCCGTCCCCTGGAAGTGGCCGCAACCCTGCGCGCCAACCCCTGGGACACCTTTTTCACGGTGATCCTGCCCCTGGCGCGGCCAGGCTTCATCACCGCCTCGATCCTCGGCTTTGCCCACACCGTCGGCGAGTTCGGCGTGGTGCTGATGATCGGCGGCAACATCCCCAACAAGACCCGGGTGGTTTCGGTGCAGATCTACGATCACGTCGAGGCCATGGAATACGCCCAGGCCCACTGGCTGGCCGGGGCCATGCTGGTGTTCTCGTTCCTGGTGCTGCTGGCGCTGTACTCCAGCCGCAAGACCAAAGCCGGCTGGAGCTGAGCCGATGAGCATTCACGTCAAGCTGCACCTGGGCTACCAGGACTTCGCCCTGGATCTCGACCTGCAACTGCCAGGGCGCGGGGTAACAGCCTTGTATGGACATTCGGGCTCGGGCAAGACCACCTGCCTGCGCTGCATCGCTGGCCTGGAAAAAGCCGGCCGCGGGCGCATCCAGATCAACGACGAAGTCTGGCAGGACAGCCAGCGCAAGCTGTTCGTCCCGCCCCACAAGCGCTCCCTGGGCTATGTGTTCCAGGAGGCCAGCCTGTTCGCCCACCTGTCCGTGCAAGCCAACCTGGAATTCGGCCTGCGGCGCATTGCCAAGGCACAACGCCGGGTGGACATGGCCCAGGCCACTGAACTGCTGGGCATCGGCCACCTGCTGCAGCGCCACCCGCAGCACCTTTCCGGCGGCGAGCGCCAGCGCATCGGCATTGCCCGGGCGCTGCTCACCAGCCCGCGGCTGCTGCTGATGGACGAGCCCCTGGCGGCCCTGGACTCGAAACGCAAAAGCGAGATCCTGCCCTACCTGGAACGCTTGCACGACGAGCTGGATATCCCGGTGCTGTACGTCAGCCACTCCCAGGATGAAGTGGCGCGCCTGGCCGACCATATCGTCCTGCTCAGCAATGGCCGGGCCCTGGCCAGCGGCCCCGTGGGCGAGACCCTGGCGCGCCTGGACCTGCCCCTGGCCCTGGGTGACGACGCGGGCGTGGTGGTGGAAGGCCGGGTCAGCCATTACGACCCGGACTACCAGTTGCTGACCCTGCAACTGCCCGGCAGCCAGCTGACTATCCGCGTGGCCCACGAGCCTCTGGCACTGGGCAAGGCCTTGCGGTTCAAGGTCCAGGCCCGGGACGTCAGCCTGAGCCTGCTGGACAGCGAGCACAGCAGCATCCTCAACCGCCTGCCGGTAACGGTGCGCGACGAAATCCCCGCGGACAACGCCGCCCATGTGCTGGTGCGTCTGGACGTGGCGGGCAGCCCGTTGCTGGCGCGCATCACCCGCTTCTCCCGGGACCAGTTGAGCCTGCATCCCGGGCAGCAACTCTGGGCACAGATCAAGGCAGTGGCCGTCCTGGCGTAAACCGCAGAGAAAATCGGCACCCTTGGCCGAGGCCGCGGTCCATGGTCTACCGGCCCGCACTTTGTCCAGGACCTGCCGCCATGCCCGACGCTTGCGATACCCCCGCCCTGCCCGCCGACCTGCACTACACCGACGACCGCCAGCCGGGCATCCGGCGGCGCAAGCTGCGGGGCAAGTTCGTCTACTACGACGCCCAGGGCCAGCGCCTCACCCAGGCCGCCGAGGTACAGCGGATCAACGCTCTGGCGATTCCCCCGGCCTACGCAGAGGTGTGGATCTGCCCCGACCCCAAAGGCCATCTGCAGGCCACCGGCCGCGACGCAAGGGGCCGCAAGCAGTACCGCTACCACCCGCGTTGGCGCGAAGTGCGCGACGGTGACAAGTACGCCCGCCTGCTGGCGTTCGGCAACGCCTTGCCCAAGCTGCGCCGGCAGTTGCAGGCGCAATTGGCGGTGCCCGGCTTCAGCCGGGAAAAGGTCATGGCCACCTTGATCCTGCTGCTGGATGAAACCCTCATCCGCGTGGGCAACAGCCAGTATGCCCGGGACAATCGCTCCTACGGCCTGACCACGTTGCGCAACCGCCATGTACAGGTCAGCGGCAGCGCCATCCACTTCCAGTTCCGTGGCAAGAGCGGGGTCGAGCACCAGATCACCGTCAAGGACCCGCGCCTGGCACGGGTGGTCAAGCGCTGCCTGGAGTTGCCTGGGCAGCAGCTGTTCCAGTACCTGGACGAAGACGGTCAACGGCACCACGTCAGCTCGTCGGACATCAACGCCTGCCTCCAGCAACTGACCGGAGCCGACTTCACCGCCAAGGACTACCGCACCTGGGCCGGCAGCGTCCTGGCCCTGGAGCGGTTGCGCCAGCAGCCTTGGGAGCCCCAGGCCGAGGCGAAGAAACACATAGTGGCAACGGTCAAGGAAGTGGCCCGGGAACTGGGTAACACTCCGGCAGTGTGCCGCAAGTGCTACATCCATCCGGCGCTGCTGGAACGCTTCGTCCTCGGTGAGTTGGCGCAGTTGCCCAAGGCCCGGGCCCGCCAGGGCCTGAAGGCCGAGGAAGCGGGCCTGGCGAACTTTCTGCGGCGCCTGGCGAAGGAGGCCCAACCGGCCTGACGACGGCCACCTTCGAATTTGCGTACTTGTCAGTCAGAGAATTCTGAGGTTAGGCTACGCACCTTCTTTCCCGTCCAAGGACGATTGCCGACGTGAACAACTAAGCCTTCCAAAAATGTATCCGCGATGAGCACTGCTAGCGCTCATTGGCCTGTTGCCACATTTTCCGGAGGTGCTGATGACTCACGTCACCCGGCTGCCCGTACTGGTTTCCCTGAACCAGCTGACCTATCAATTCGCCAATGGCGAAACCCTGCTTGATGCCCTGAACCTGAGTTTCGATCGCCTGCCTACGGCCATCGTCGGGCGCAATGGCGTGGGCAAGTCCCTGCTGCTGCGCCTGATCGCCGGCGAGCTGCAACCCTCCTCCGGGAGCATCAGCCACACTGCCAGCGTGGCCTATGTGCCCCAGGACCCGCAGGTACAGCCGGGGCAGAGCGTGGCCCAGGTCGCCGGCCTCGCCGAGACGCTGGGCGCCCTGGAGCGCCTGGCCGACGGCAGCGCCAGCCTGGAAGACCTGCACCGGGTGGATGATCGCTGGGACCTGGCCCAGCGCCTGCGCCTGGCCCTGGATGAAGCCGGCCTGGAGCACGTGGAACCGCAGGGCCCGGCGGACGTCCTCAGCGGCGGCCAACTGGCCCGGGTGGTGCTGATCGGCGCCCTGCTGGGCAACGCCGACCTGCTGCTGCTCGACGAGCCCAGCAATCACCTGGACCGCCACGGCCGGCGCTGGCTGACGGAACAACTGCAAGGCTGGCGTGGCGGGCTGATCCTGGTCAGCCATGACCGCCAGTTGCTCATGCAGGTGCAACGCATCGTCGAACTCGGCCCCCAGGGCGCCCAGGTCTATGGCGGCAACTATGCGCTGTACCAGGCGCAGCGCCAGGCCCACAGCGAGGCGGCGCAGGCGGCGCTGGACCATGCGCGTACCCAGCGCAGCCGCGAGCACAAGCGCCTGCAACGGGAACACGACACCATCCAGCGCCACGCCGCGGCCTCGCGCCGGCACGCCAAGACCGCCAACGTCTCAGGCTTCGAACGGGCCAAGCTGCTCGGCGCCGCGCGGGACATCATGGGCCAGGTACGCCACGCCCATCAGGGGCACAAGAGCGAGCTCGACGAGCAGGTGCGCGACGCCTTTGCCCGGGTCGGCGCGCAGTCACCGACCTTGCTCACTCTGCCCGCCACCACCTTGCAGGCCGGCCAGCCGGTATTCAGTCTACTGCAGGCGCAACTGCCCTGGCTGGACCCGCAAGCCCCGGCCAGCCGCCTCACCTGCAACGTCGTCGGCCCGGCACGCATCGCCCTGGTCGGCCCCAATGGCTGCGGCAAGTCCACCTTGCTGAAGCTGCTGGCCGGCCAGTTGCAGCCACTGAGCGGCGAATGCCGAGTGGCGGTAGCCAGTGCCTATCTGGATCAGCATCTGGCGCAACTCGATCCCGCACGCTCACTGCTCGAACAACTGGGCAACGCCGCCACGCCCCTGGAGGAAAGCGCCTTGCGTACCCGCCTGGCACGCCTGCAACTGGATGCCCGGCGGGTGCTGCAACCCTGCGCGCAACTGAGCGGCGGCGAGCGCCTGAAAGCCGCCCTGGCCCTGGCCCTGTGGGGCGGCAACCCAGCCCAACTGCTGTTGCTCGACGAACCCACCAACCACCTGGACCTGGAATCGGTGCAGGCCTTCGAATGCGCCCTGCGGGACTTTCCCGGGGCCCTGGTGGTGGCCTCCCACGATCAGGCCTTTCTCCAGGCCCTGGCGCCGACCCATGAGCTGCAATGCTCGGCCCTGGGCTGGCACCTCAGGGAGCAGCAGCCATGAAACAGCGGCTTACAACGACGGGCCCTGCGCAGCCGCAGGCCCGTGCTAGATTCGCCGCCTCACAATCCATGGACAGGAGCGTCACGCCATGCAGTTCGGATACACCATCATCTACGTACCCGAAGTCGAAGGTTCCTTGCGCTTTTTCGAGCAGGCCTTTGGTTTCAAGCGGCGGTTTCTCCACGAATCCGGCACCTATGGCGAGCTGGAAACCGGCAGCACTACCCTGGCCTTCGCCGACCATGACCTGGCAGAAATGAATTTCCCGGCCGGCCATGTGGCGGCTCACTCCTCGCCCAAGCCCCTGGGCATGGAACTGGGGCTGGTCACCGCAGACGTGCAGGCGGCCCATGCCCGGGCCCTGGAGCACGGTGCCCGGGAACTGGCGCCCCCCACAAGCAAGCCCTGGGGGCAGACGGTGTCCTATGTGCGCTGCCCGGACGGCACTTTAGTGGAGCTGTGCACCCCGGTCGCGCCCTGAACGCCCGAAGGCGTTGAACGCTACTTGAGCCTGACGGCGGTGCCGGTGGCGAAGACCACTACCATGCCACCGCGCCCTGCCGGCATGCTGATCTCGAAATCCACGCCGACCACCGCATCGGCGTTGCATTGCCGGGCGCGCTCCTTGATTTCATTGGTGGCCTGTATCCGCGCTTCCTTCAGGGCGCGCTCCAGGGTCTGGGAGCGGCCGCCGAAAAAGTCGCGCATGCCGGCGAACAGGTCACGGACCACGTTGATGCCGTGGACCGATTCAGCGCTGACGATGTCCAGGTAGCTGGCAATTTCCCGGCCTTCGATATGGGCGGTGGTGGTGACAATCATGTGTTTCTCCCTTGAACGGACCACTCGCCCCGGCGCTTCGGGGCGGCAAAACCGGGGATGGTAACAGAGCCCGCCCAAGGCTTTGCCACAAACGACAGCCCCGCTCTGGAGCGGGGCTGTGGGTCACGGTTTCAAGGGACGTTCTTCATCCAGTTCCGACAGGCTTTTGCCATCATCCGGATGCTTCCAGGTCTGCGGAGGCGGCTCCTTGTGTTCAACCTCGTAGGGTGCCGTCTCATCGCTGCGTTCCTGCTCGTAAGGGCGTTGCTGTTGCGTTGCCATGCCCACCTCTCTTCCTGAAGGGATTTTTCACTCGCCTTAGCAGGTTAGAACAGATCTGCCGGTGGCTCGGGGTTTGCCGACAAAACAACGAACGTCGCCTGTGCCCTGCGGTCGTAAAAGTATGGAGACGCATCGAACACACGACGCGTGCTCCATACTCACTCCGAAGGAGAAACGCGATGGTTACTCACTTCAAGGTCGCCGGGCACCTGGCCTGCGGTCATCACGGCACCCAACTGGCCTCCACCGGCGAACTGAACCGGGTCAAATGCCGCAGTTGCCGAAACACCGAGGTCTACAAGGAGGCCCGACGCAACCAGCGCAATGCCGCTCGTCGGGCTGCACGCAAGGCCAAGGCCAGCCATGGCGGCCAACTCTGGCGTAACGCCTGGACCGAACGCCTGACCGCTCTGCCGGGCCTGCAGCGTCTGCCACGGGGCTTTCACGGCCAGCCCTTCGTCTGAAACCGAAGCACGCCAGCGTGCCGGCCGAGTACGGGGCTGGGCAAGGTGTGCGCCCCTGAGGCGCAAGATGAAACTTCTTTCACCCAGCGGCGAAAAAGCGCTGTGTATAGTCGCCTCGCTCATTCAAGCAACTACGTTCGCCCGCACTCCCCGCGGGCTTTTTTTTGCCCGCGGGAAAGTGCGTAGGCGGTTTTTCAGTCCTGCTCGAGTTCCTTGCAGTCCTTGAGCAGGGTTTGCTCCGTGGCGGTGTGGTCCGCCTCCAGGAACGAGAGCACCCCCATCTTGCCCTTGGTGTGCCAGCGGAAGCTGTTCTGCTCGTCGTCCGCCACATACAGGGCGCCGGAAGCGGAACGCGCGATGTGCATGGGGATCAACTGGTCCTTGTAATACAGCGTGGCAAACGAGGAGCCGTTGTCGATGTTCAGGTAGGCGGCGTCGATGCGCACCTGCCCTTCACACTGGTAGCGTGCTACCTGGCTCTGGTAGGCCGGCTCGGCGGTAGTGGTCTGGGCAGCCTGTGCCAAGAGCGCCTGGCTTGAAGCCAGAATCGCGGCGCAGAGCATTGCAGGATGAGTTTTCATGGTGTTCCCCCAGTCGTTCAAAGATGCCCAATGGGACTGGCAGGGGCGTTTTTAGTTCAGGCTGATCAAGCCCCTCGGACCATGGTGCGGCAAAGCTCGAGATAGAACTGCGGGTCGGTGAGGAACGGGGTCGACAGTCACATCGGCACCGCGGTCTAGCGGCTCCGGGGGCGCTCCGGGAAACAGCTCCCGCTGATGCCGCGGTCCCGCAGCCGCGAGCATCGCCCTGGACGCTGGCCCACCGACCGCCCCGACAAGGAAACCTCCACATGCCGGTAGACATCAGCACACTCGACATCGCCACCCCACTGCCCACCTCGGCCAGCACCCCTCTGGCACTGGAGCTCAACGGCAACCTCGCCCTGGCCCAATGCCCGAGCGTGATCTCGCGCCTGGCAGATGGCTCGATACAACTGTGCGCGCCGACCTGGGGCGCGGCGAGCAAAAGCACCCATCGAACCCGCTGCGAGTGGAAGGAATCCCGCTACTGGGCCCTGAGCAGCGCCGCCGATCATTGGAGCCGCCAGCAGATGACCCTGACCAAGGTCAACTCGGCGCAGAAAGTGGTGGTTGCGCAAATGCATGTACGCGATGACGTGAATCCGGCCGTCAAGGTGTTCTGGGACAAGGGCACCCTGACCTATGCCCTGCGCCAGAGCTTCAACGGCGCCGACCCCAGGCCGCTACCGCTGCTCGGCGGCGTCCCGCTCGACGCGCTGTTCCAGCTCAGCATCCACTGCACCTACGCTGGGCTGATCACCATCGGCGCCAGTTGCAATGGTCAGCAAGCCAGCTCTCCCCCGCACGCCCTGGACTCGACCTGGGATGGCCAGGTATTCGACTTTCATGGCGGGATCTACAACCAGATCGATTTCACCCCCAGCACTCCGGCGGAGGATGGCTCGGCCTGCATCATCAGCCAGCTGTCGCTCAGCCACGCCTAGCACCTGGCTGGGGGGGTTGCCTTGCGGTAGTCACGCCGTCCGGGTGCTCCTGGCACCTTGTCAGGAAGGTACCTGCTCCTCGCTGCGATCACGGGGCATCAGGGCCAGGTAGTCGGCCAGCGCATCCCCGGCCAAGGGCTTGATCATGATCCGCACCTGGTGCTGCAAGCGCCCCAGCTCGATCCCGTCACGGGTACGCACCTGGGCATAACCGCAGGCATTCCAGAAGCCCTGTGCCCGGGCATTGTCCTGGACCACGCTCAAGCGCAGCCAGCGTGCGCCCTCGCCCGCAGCCCAGGCCTCCAGCTCAGCGTGCAACTGCCGGGCAAGGGAGCTGCCATGACAGGGGGTAGCCAGCATGAACAGGCCTATGTGCCAGACCCCTTGTGCCAACAGGTCGGTGACAATGCTGACGAACGCCAGCAGGCGCCCTTCACTGTCGAAGTAACCGATTTTCCACTTGTGGGTGTAGGACCAGCCCGCTGGCAGTGCATCATCGATCTCGTCGCGCGCCTCGTCCGGCTGCGGCGCTGCACCGTGGACGATATGGAAATACTCCGGGTTCTCGACAAAGAAACGCTGCAACAGCGCTGCGTCATCCAGGGTGATTTCCCTGGGCGCGAGCCCGGTTGCTGATGACGGCAGTAGCCTTGATTGCATGCTGTGGAGCCCCTGGAAAACACTAGGCCGGCAGGTCGGCGACGGATCCTAGCGTCCGGTCAGGCCCTGAGGACAGAGTTTCTTTGTTGGAAAAATGTGTACCGCCCAGCGCTCGCTTCACAGCGGGCCGCCCTCGCCGCTTTGTTATGATCGGCCCTCACCATGCCCAGCGTTTATCCAGCAGGCCCGCGCCTGCGTTACCCGCGGAACCCAGCCCATGTCCAATCCCTTGTCTTCCCCTGGCTACCAGCGGCTGCTGGCCCTGCAGCAACGCATCCATGAGTTCACTCGGGAGCAGGCCGCCGAGCACGACGACACCGGCGAAGACCCGGCCGGCCCATTGTGGGCCAGCGACTACAACTACCTGGCCCTGGCGCCGATGCGTGACGGCCTGCATCTGGAGTACTACGGCGAGCTATGGGACGAGCCCTTTGCCTGGACCCTGGAATGCCTGGCAGAGCAGAGCGTGGCGGACACCCTCAGCTCGCTGCTGTTTTCCGGTGCCGATGAAGGCGCGAACGGTACCCGCGAGTGGGAGTTCAGCCCCTTGCTGGACAGTGCGGTGCAATTTCCCCGCCTCAGGTCATTGGCGATTCGCCCCACCGAACCTCAGGACCATAACGCTTCGTTGATCCAGAAGGCCGGCACCATCATGGAAGAAGCCGGTGAAATCGCCCGCTGGGTAGCAAAGACCCCGTACCTCAGCGAACTGACCCTGCCCAATGCCCCCAACGCGGACTTCTTCCAGGTCGACCTGCCACACCTTGCGCAACTGCGTATCGGCGCCCATTTCGACACCCAGGGTTTTATCGACAACCTCGCAGGCTCCAGCAACCTGCCGCGGTTGAGCAGCCTGGATTTCAGCGAATCCAGCGCACTTCAGCAAAGCTGGGCAAAAGACCGCGAGGAGCACGCCATCACGTCTTTTACCAGCTATGAAAGATTGTTTGCCAGCCACGCGTGCGACCCATTGCGGGCGCTGCGCTTGCGCAATACCTGCCTGAGCCTGGAACAACTCGAAGCCCTGCAGCGCCAGCGACCCAAACTGCCGATCATGGTGATCCAGGCCACCACTGGCGGTTACGTGAAGAATTTCGCCCGACAGGTATTTCCCTGGCAGCACCTGGTGCAGCCCGACCCGGGCAGCGATGAGCCTCAAGGCTGAAGCGAAGATTGATTGGCCACCGTCTCGGAGCAAGTGGCTCTTGGAACGCTATGCCAGCGCATATGAAGAACTCATCGAGTC
The DNA window shown above is from Pseudomonas protegens CHA0 and carries:
- the ada gene encoding bifunctional DNA-binding transcriptional regulator/O6-methylguanine-DNA methyltransferase Ada, with product MTALSRKHRIEQDPRWQAVLKRDASADASFVYAVRTTGVYCRPSSLSRLPKAENVEFFDSAEQAEAAGYRPSKRLASDQTQVAAHHATLVALACRQIEGAETPPSLSQLAQQAGMSSYHFHRVFKAATGLTPRAYANAQRSRKVRSHLERGQSVTEALYDAGFNSNSRFYEAADQLLGMTPSDYRAGGPNTDIRFALGQCSLGAILVAQSARGVCAILLGDEPGPLLEQLQDKFPRANLIGADRDFERLVAQVVGFIEAPAIGLDLPLDLQGTVFQERVWQALRSIPLGSTASYAEIAQRIGAPKSMRAVAQACAANSLAVAIPCHRVVRSDGSLSGYRWGVERKRQLLEREAACEASMPM
- a CDS encoding GyrI-like domain-containing protein, which gives rise to MDVKLREVLPFSVAGLQVRTLNAAEQQADSARIGPMWQRFYVEGLFDKISPRQADSFVYGVYSNYESDASGHFDVTAGVALEGACADYPSVAVQGGDYLVFSAKGAMPDCVIQTWGLIWAYFQDNPQVRRAFATDFEVYTSADSVAIYIGIEASQAASRSSN
- a CDS encoding NAD(P)H-dependent flavin oxidoreductase, whose product is MSQWTDRRLLDLLGIALPIIQAPMAGPSGSAMVIGASRAGALGSLPCAMLDAGQIRQEVQVIRSATQNPLNLNFFCHQVQPVDAEHEQRWKNALEPYYRELGADFDAPTPVSNRAPFDESTCQLVEELRPEVVSFHFGLPEPSLLARVKATGAKVLSSASTVDEALWLEERGCDAIIAMGYEAGGHRAIFLGDDLNSQVGTMALVPQIVDAVQLPVIAAGGIGDARGIVAALALGASAVQLGTAYLFTPEAKVSAAHHHALRHAKESETALTNLFTGRPARGIVNRVMREIGPISPLAPAFPRAGGALMPLRAKDEADFANLWSGQALRLGVELPAYELTLRLAEQTLAQLRRR
- the modA gene encoding molybdate ABC transporter substrate-binding protein, which encodes MNLRASGFAPTCLAALLAVFALGSAQADEVQVAVAANFTAPIQAIAADFEKDTGHKLVAAYGATGQFYTQIKNGAPFEVFLSADDSTPQKLESEGDIVKGSRFTYAIGTLALWSAKDGYVDAKGQVLKDNQYQHLSIANPKAAPYGLAATQVLAKLGLTDKVKDKIVEGQNITQAYQFVSTGNAELGFVALSQIYKDGKVTSGSAWIVPAQMHDPIKQDAVILNKGKDNPAAKALVDYLKGPKAAAVIKSYGYQL
- the modB gene encoding molybdate ABC transporter permease subunit codes for the protein MSLSSADFSAIWLTLKLASLTTLILLVVGTPIALWLSRTRSWLRGPIGAVVALPLVLPPTVIGFYLLLALGPNGFFGQFTQSLGLGTLTFSFAGLVLGSVIYSMPFVVQPLQNAFSAIGSRPLEVAATLRANPWDTFFTVILPLARPGFITASILGFAHTVGEFGVVLMIGGNIPNKTRVVSVQIYDHVEAMEYAQAHWLAGAMLVFSFLVLLALYSSRKTKAGWS
- the modC gene encoding molybdenum ABC transporter ATP-binding protein; this translates as MSIHVKLHLGYQDFALDLDLQLPGRGVTALYGHSGSGKTTCLRCIAGLEKAGRGRIQINDEVWQDSQRKLFVPPHKRSLGYVFQEASLFAHLSVQANLEFGLRRIAKAQRRVDMAQATELLGIGHLLQRHPQHLSGGERQRIGIARALLTSPRLLLMDEPLAALDSKRKSEILPYLERLHDELDIPVLYVSHSQDEVARLADHIVLLSNGRALASGPVGETLARLDLPLALGDDAGVVVEGRVSHYDPDYQLLTLQLPGSQLTIRVAHEPLALGKALRFKVQARDVSLSLLDSEHSSILNRLPVTVRDEIPADNAAHVLVRLDVAGSPLLARITRFSRDQLSLHPGQQLWAQIKAVAVLA
- a CDS encoding DNA topoisomerase IB: MPDACDTPALPADLHYTDDRQPGIRRRKLRGKFVYYDAQGQRLTQAAEVQRINALAIPPAYAEVWICPDPKGHLQATGRDARGRKQYRYHPRWREVRDGDKYARLLAFGNALPKLRRQLQAQLAVPGFSREKVMATLILLLDETLIRVGNSQYARDNRSYGLTTLRNRHVQVSGSAIHFQFRGKSGVEHQITVKDPRLARVVKRCLELPGQQLFQYLDEDGQRHHVSSSDINACLQQLTGADFTAKDYRTWAGSVLALERLRQQPWEPQAEAKKHIVATVKEVARELGNTPAVCRKCYIHPALLERFVLGELAQLPKARARQGLKAEEAGLANFLRRLAKEAQPA